A genomic window from Candidatus Thiocaldithrix dubininis includes:
- the rep gene encoding DNA helicase Rep, which yields MQGLNSQQRAAVTHLGSPLLVLAGAGSGKTRVITQKIAWLIQNGIHSAEQIAAITFTNKAAREMRERASHLLTKEAAKGLTVATFHTLGLSIIKREIKQLGYKTGFSILDAQDSAAILKELAHKEEVEEIDNLRFLISRWKNDFIDVEQAHKLALTAEEKLAARLYEQYQRQIKAYNAVDFDDLIVLPVRLFESKPEVLTYWQQKLRYLLIDEYQDTNICQYKLIRLLAGLRGAFTAVGDDDQSIYAWRGARPENIQQLQSDYPHLKVIKLEQNYRSTKRILESANQLIAFNPHLFTKNLWSTLGEGERIKVIPCRSPEHEAEKIAGEILKAKFKENLAFKDIAILYRGNHQSRLFEKVLRENNLPYKLSGGTSFFERAEVKDILAYLRLIVNPMDDAAFLRIINTPKREIGTSTLEKLGQYAHERHIPLLAAAQELGFAQRINAKAQQRLATFISWLTHISQPAIQLEPAALIRQVIQEIAYEDWLKDTCNTPKQAENRMKNVWEIADWANKLYVEGKETLADIIAHMSLVDLLERNSEEQAQDQISLMTLHAAKGLEFPTVFLIGMEEELLPHTNSLDANGIQEERRLAYVGITRAQRNLIITYAKTRSRYGETSTTEPSRFLEELPPEHLEWEDKKFITHEERHATTKAYVANLKDLLGD from the coding sequence ATGCAAGGTCTCAATTCCCAACAACGCGCCGCCGTTACGCATCTTGGTTCACCCTTACTGGTATTGGCAGGGGCTGGCAGTGGCAAAACCCGTGTCATTACCCAAAAAATTGCATGGCTGATTCAAAACGGCATTCACAGCGCGGAGCAAATTGCCGCCATTACATTTACCAATAAAGCGGCGCGTGAAATGCGCGAACGGGCAAGCCATTTACTGACAAAAGAAGCCGCCAAAGGCTTAACGGTCGCCACGTTTCATACATTGGGTCTGAGTATTATTAAGCGCGAAATTAAACAACTGGGTTATAAAACTGGTTTTAGTATTTTGGATGCACAGGATAGTGCTGCGATTTTAAAAGAATTAGCGCATAAAGAAGAAGTTGAGGAAATTGATAATTTACGTTTTTTAATTTCACGTTGGAAAAATGATTTTATTGATGTGGAACAGGCACACAAATTAGCATTAACGGCTGAAGAAAAGTTGGCAGCACGTTTATATGAACAATATCAGCGGCAAATTAAAGCCTATAATGCGGTTGATTTTGACGATTTAATCGTCTTGCCTGTTAGATTATTTGAAAGTAAGCCAGAAGTATTAACCTATTGGCAACAGAAATTACGCTATTTATTAATAGATGAATATCAAGATACGAATATTTGCCAATATAAATTGATTCGTTTATTAGCAGGCTTACGCGGTGCATTTACGGCAGTAGGCGATGATGATCAATCTATTTATGCGTGGCGTGGCGCTCGTCCTGAAAATATTCAGCAATTACAAAGCGATTACCCTCACTTAAAAGTCATTAAACTCGAACAAAATTACCGCTCGACTAAGCGTATTTTAGAATCAGCCAACCAATTAATTGCTTTTAATCCGCATTTATTTACCAAAAACTTATGGAGTACCTTGGGTGAAGGTGAGCGTATTAAAGTGATTCCTTGTCGTTCGCCGGAACATGAAGCAGAAAAAATTGCAGGTGAAATTTTAAAAGCTAAGTTTAAGGAAAATCTCGCCTTTAAAGATATTGCCATTTTATACCGTGGTAATCACCAGAGCCGTTTATTTGAAAAAGTCTTACGTGAAAATAACTTACCTTACAAACTCAGCGGGGGTACATCGTTTTTTGAACGCGCTGAAGTTAAAGATATTTTGGCTTATTTACGATTAATTGTGAATCCCATGGACGATGCGGCATTTTTACGTATTATCAATACACCTAAGCGTGAAATTGGCACAAGCACTTTAGAAAAATTAGGGCAATACGCGCATGAACGGCATATTCCTTTATTAGCAGCCGCGCAAGAATTGGGATTTGCGCAACGAATAAATGCTAAAGCTCAACAACGTTTAGCGACTTTTATCAGTTGGTTAACTCATATTAGCCAACCCGCGATACAATTAGAACCAGCCGCCTTAATTCGCCAAGTGATTCAAGAAATTGCCTATGAAGATTGGTTAAAAGATACTTGTAATACGCCCAAACAAGCCGAAAACCGTATGAAAAACGTTTGGGAAATTGCCGATTGGGCAAATAAGTTATATGTGGAAGGCAAAGAAACTTTAGCAGATATTATTGCACACATGAGCTTGGTGGATTTATTAGAACGTAATAGCGAAGAACAAGCGCAAGATCAAATTAGTTTAATGACCTTGCACGCCGCAAAAGGCTTAGAATTTCCCACGGTATTTTTAATTGGTATGGAAGAGGAGTTATTACCTCACACTAATAGTTTAGATGCCAATGGTATTCAAGAAGAACGCCGTCTAGCTTATGTGGGTATTACGCGAGCGCAAAGAAATTTAATTATTACTTATGCTAAAACTCGCTCTCGTTATGGTGAAACCAGCACCACAGAACCCAGTCGCTTTTTAGAAGAACTCCCACCCGAACATTTAGAATGGGAGGACAAAAAATTCATAACCCATGAAGAACGCCACGCCACGACTAAAGCTTATGTGGCTAATTTAAAAGATTTGTTGGGCGATTAA
- a CDS encoding SDR family oxidoreductase translates to MKNLTKAQRVLHDRVLIESTQRCQQEPFFNSQGQRYHTPFQALLPVPHAKLIKPTKCYVCKQPFQALHHFYHRLCPSCAAENYARRSDTADLTGYHALLTGGRIKIGFDIALMLLRAGATVLLTTRFANNAYQRFQAQPDFAEWQARLYVYGIDFRSLEAVQQLIVDVQNVFPKLDILINNAAQTITRPVDYYLPLIQQEAHCLPHTKQILQWAHPTNANALAVSQPQAIALDEFNEPLDLREHNSWRETLATVPTRELVETQVVNSIVPFMLCSQLKPLFMRSQNRRFIVNVSAMEGQFNRFNKTHYHPHTNMAKAALNMLTRTAAMDYVRDEIYMNSVDTGWVTIEDPFATRQKNRLSGMVPPLDCVDGAARVLAPIWDAMRGNLYYGLFLKDYQPTRW, encoded by the coding sequence ATGAAAAATTTAACGAAAGCGCAACGAGTGTTGCATGACCGTGTGTTAATCGAAAGCACACAACGCTGCCAACAAGAACCGTTTTTTAATAGCCAAGGTCAGCGTTATCACACACCGTTCCAAGCCTTATTGCCTGTGCCCCACGCAAAACTGATTAAGCCGACTAAATGCTATGTGTGTAAGCAGCCCTTTCAAGCATTGCATCATTTTTATCATCGGCTTTGCCCAAGCTGTGCCGCTGAAAATTATGCACGGCGTAGCGATACAGCGGATTTAACTGGCTATCACGCGCTACTGACGGGCGGGCGAATCAAGATCGGCTTTGACATTGCCTTAATGTTATTGCGGGCGGGGGCGACGGTGTTGCTAACCACGCGTTTTGCCAATAATGCCTATCAACGCTTTCAAGCTCAGCCAGATTTTGCCGAATGGCAAGCACGTTTGTATGTGTATGGCATTGATTTTCGTTCCCTAGAAGCCGTACAACAGTTGATTGTTGATGTGCAAAACGTCTTTCCAAAACTGGATATTTTAATCAATAACGCGGCGCAAACGATTACACGTCCCGTGGATTATTATTTGCCGTTAATTCAACAAGAAGCGCACTGTTTACCGCACACTAAACAGATTTTGCAATGGGCACACCCGACAAACGCTAACGCTTTAGCGGTATCCCAGCCGCAAGCCATTGCTTTAGATGAATTCAATGAGCCTTTGGATCTGCGCGAACACAATAGTTGGCGTGAAACCTTAGCCACGGTACCAACCCGTGAATTGGTTGAAACGCAAGTGGTGAATTCCATTGTGCCGTTTATGCTGTGTAGCCAGTTAAAACCGCTATTCATGCGCAGTCAAAACCGACGTTTTATTGTCAATGTTTCGGCAATGGAAGGGCAGTTTAATCGGTTCAACAAAACTCATTACCACCCGCATACCAATATGGCAAAAGCGGCTTTAAATATGCTAACGCGCACTGCGGCAATGGATTATGTGCGTGATGAGATTTATATGAATAGCGTGGATACGGGTTGGGTGACGATTGAAGACCCGTTTGCTACCCGGCAAAAAAATCGTTTAAGCGGTATGGTACCGCCGTTGGATTGTGTGGATGGTGCGGCACGGGTGCTAGCGCCCATTTGGGATGCCATGCGCGGCAATTTATATTACGGTTTATTTTTGAAAGATTATCAACCAACGCGGTGGTAA
- a CDS encoding Mut7-C RNAse domain-containing protein — MTLLIPAVLFKKQAKLLVKHWPRPPLKHTQAIDYLAQLYGFKHHHHYHTTSLIQQAITLSSAQIQAWFPTWVQQFARITHLNQIQTKALILQLWHHVLRHYPQMTTYMYQSQLRFHGACLDFVSNPVMQLAFDDKPSIKNVVESLGVPHVEVAAIQVNQTWVNFDYLLNDQDQVEVFSFPHAKPIVPLYVGNKPRFVLDVHLGGLARYLRLCNFDCWYSNVDQGDDALAQIAADEQRIFLSRDIGALKRSKVQYGHWVRQTEVLAQWQEIISLYELQPLIELGKRCVKCNTAVQVVSKQAVLASIPEKVAELQEHFTQCPQCQQIYWQGSHYARVEQALNTIMGVAV; from the coding sequence CATTGGCCGCGCCCACCTTTAAAACATACACAAGCTATTGATTATTTGGCGCAATTGTATGGCTTTAAGCATCATCACCATTACCACACTACTTCCTTGATTCAACAAGCCATTACGTTGTCATCGGCGCAAATTCAAGCGTGGTTTCCAACATGGGTACAGCAATTTGCGCGCATTACGCATCTGAATCAAATTCAAACCAAAGCCTTAATTTTGCAATTATGGCATCACGTTTTACGCCATTATCCACAAATGACGACGTATATGTATCAAAGCCAATTGCGTTTTCATGGCGCTTGCTTGGATTTTGTGTCTAATCCAGTGATGCAATTGGCGTTTGATGATAAGCCGTCGATTAAAAATGTGGTGGAATCGCTAGGTGTACCGCATGTGGAAGTAGCGGCGATTCAAGTTAATCAAACTTGGGTAAATTTTGATTATTTGTTAAACGATCAGGATCAAGTTGAGGTATTCAGCTTTCCGCATGCCAAGCCTATTGTGCCTTTATATGTAGGCAATAAGCCGCGTTTTGTGTTGGATGTGCATTTAGGCGGCTTAGCGCGTTATTTACGCTTATGTAATTTTGATTGTTGGTATAGCAATGTTGATCAGGGCGATGATGCTTTGGCACAAATTGCCGCTGATGAACAACGTATTTTCCTATCCCGCGATATTGGTGCATTGAAGCGTTCTAAAGTGCAATACGGACATTGGGTACGTCAAACCGAAGTGTTAGCCCAATGGCAGGAAATTATCAGCTTGTATGAATTGCAGCCTTTAATTGAGTTAGGCAAGCGTTGTGTCAAATGCAATACCGCCGTACAGGTCGTATCAAAACAAGCTGTGTTAGCCTCCATTCCAGAAAAAGTGGCAGAACTGCAAGAGCATTTCACCCAATGCCCGCAGTGTCAACAAATCTATTGGCAGGGTTCACATTATGCACGGGTAGAGCAGGCACTCAACACGATTATGGGGGTAGCAGTATGA